A single window of uncultured Pseudodesulfovibrio sp. DNA harbors:
- a CDS encoding tetratricopeptide repeat protein: MAQMAEKQGDKAYQQQNYTTAFEHYTEAAQSGSATAQYHLAVMHAEGLGTQEDMNKAAKLLQQASAQGQKDAQLMLGLFYVYGDGVQQDPIKGAEWIKTSAENGNDIAMYYLGNLYATGLGVTKDIPSALYWMKQAKNSGFPVKNEYLTEAGLTSLYQK; this comes from the coding sequence ATGGCACAAATGGCCGAAAAGCAAGGAGACAAAGCCTACCAACAACAAAACTACACAACGGCCTTTGAGCATTATACTGAAGCAGCCCAAAGCGGCAGCGCCACAGCTCAATACCACCTCGCCGTCATGCATGCTGAGGGGCTGGGAACTCAAGAGGACATGAACAAAGCCGCAAAGCTGTTACAACAAGCTTCCGCGCAAGGTCAAAAAGATGCACAACTCATGCTCGGCCTGTTCTACGTGTATGGAGATGGTGTCCAACAAGACCCAATCAAAGGAGCGGAATGGATCAAAACTTCCGCAGAGAATGGCAATGATATAGCTATGTACTACCTCGGCAACCTTTATGCTACGGGCCTGGGCGTAACTAAAGACATCCCTTCTGCGTTATATTGGATGAAACAAGCAAAGAATTCTGGATTTCCGGTCAAAAATGAATATCTGACCGAGGCAGGCCTCACTTCCCTTTATCAAAAGTAA
- a CDS encoding FecR domain-containing protein: protein MCTAKRITRTALFTALFICIAQIPAFATDTQIGEVIAMAGTVIAEQPNGTSRQLELNQPIITQDTIATGTKSSIEILFKDESVYSQGPDSRISLDNFVYSTNVSASKLLFKMGEGTFRYVTGQIVKTNPDAFALQTPTTTIGIRGTEVFAIVTPDKEEIGNTKLSKKHTMTVGDKALNIPRTSVNVNPQTGAVSDPTPVSQETINKIVKAAPMTSLGELGNPGPKKDLERKVQSFKQQIERNKESLDGLSNKPDYEKLHRIKVQKTNQETTEKDRDSGGNSGDLGGGEGGGDGGGGGGH, encoded by the coding sequence ATGTGTACTGCAAAAAGAATCACACGAACCGCACTGTTCACAGCGCTGTTTATCTGCATTGCCCAGATACCAGCCTTCGCGACTGACACACAAATCGGGGAAGTCATTGCCATGGCAGGAACCGTCATTGCAGAACAACCTAACGGGACTAGTCGTCAACTTGAACTGAATCAACCGATTATCACTCAGGACACCATCGCCACAGGAACAAAAAGTTCCATCGAAATTCTTTTCAAAGACGAATCAGTCTATTCCCAAGGTCCGGATTCCCGAATTTCGTTAGATAATTTTGTTTATTCAACTAACGTATCAGCATCAAAACTCCTTTTCAAAATGGGCGAAGGAACTTTCAGATACGTAACCGGACAAATTGTTAAAACAAACCCGGATGCATTCGCACTCCAGACCCCCACTACCACCATAGGCATCAGAGGCACCGAAGTTTTTGCGATTGTCACTCCCGACAAAGAAGAAATCGGCAATACGAAACTCAGTAAAAAACACACTATGACCGTTGGCGATAAAGCACTAAATATACCACGAACCTCGGTTAACGTTAATCCTCAGACCGGCGCCGTATCCGACCCAACTCCAGTTTCTCAAGAAACCATCAATAAAATCGTGAAGGCAGCTCCAATGACATCTCTGGGCGAACTCGGCAACCCTGGTCCAAAGAAGGATCTCGAACGCAAAGTACAATCTTTCAAACAGCAGATAGAACGGAACAAGGAAAGTCTCGATGGTTTAAGTAATAAACCTGATTACGAAAAACTTCACAGAATCAAAGTTCAAAAAACCAATCAAGAGACAACAGAAAAAGACCGAGATAGCGGTGGCAACTCCGGAGACCTTGGCGGCGGTGAAGGTGGTGGTGATGGCGGTGGAGGCGGTGGACATTAA
- a CDS encoding aminopeptidase: MSKKKTLEYEPKTAWEVYSSKKDRKAMDAMAKDYVKFLSECKTERLVMDYVRKRVEKAGFKDDLKAPLAYRFNRNKTCFLARKGKRPLSEGFRLVGAHADCPRLDLKQRPLYEDTDICLAKTHYYGGIRKYQWLTIPLALHGTVIKKSGEEVTVCIGEDPKDPVFTITDLLPHLAANEMGKKVSDAFEAEKLNLVFGHSPASKNKKDDEDIKEPVKRMVLELLNKRYGIDESDFFSAEMQAVPAGPARFVGLDEATIGGYGQDDRSSVFCALEALLAEEDPEYAQIVLFWDKEEIGSEGATGAKSYFFEYCMEELAETWEPGARLSSIFMNGSVLSADVSAAMDPDHKDVYEPLNAARIGYGPCFNKFTGHRGKVGANDAHPDYIGWLRRIFDDAGIPWHMSELGKVDVGGGGTVAKFLAVYGMDVIDVGVPVLSMHSPFELSSKADIYACTLAFREFLKR, translated from the coding sequence ATGAGTAAGAAAAAAACACTTGAATATGAACCAAAGACCGCTTGGGAAGTGTATTCCTCCAAGAAGGATCGCAAGGCCATGGATGCCATGGCAAAAGATTATGTGAAATTTCTCAGTGAATGCAAGACCGAGCGTTTGGTTATGGATTATGTGCGCAAACGGGTGGAGAAGGCCGGTTTCAAGGATGATCTCAAAGCTCCGTTGGCTTACCGTTTCAATCGAAACAAGACATGCTTTCTGGCACGGAAGGGTAAACGTCCATTGTCCGAAGGGTTTCGTTTAGTCGGTGCGCATGCAGACTGCCCTCGTCTGGATTTGAAACAACGTCCTCTTTATGAGGATACTGACATTTGTCTTGCCAAGACCCATTACTATGGCGGTATCCGTAAGTATCAATGGTTGACCATTCCTTTGGCCCTGCATGGTACGGTGATTAAAAAATCCGGTGAGGAAGTGACCGTGTGCATTGGTGAGGACCCCAAGGACCCGGTCTTTACCATCACTGATTTGTTACCTCATTTGGCAGCCAATGAAATGGGTAAAAAGGTTTCTGATGCCTTTGAGGCAGAAAAGTTGAATCTGGTTTTTGGTCACTCTCCTGCGTCCAAGAATAAGAAGGACGATGAAGATATCAAAGAACCAGTTAAACGTATGGTGCTTGAACTGTTGAATAAGCGGTATGGTATTGACGAGTCCGATTTCTTTAGTGCCGAGATGCAGGCTGTTCCGGCTGGTCCGGCCCGATTTGTCGGTTTGGATGAGGCTACCATTGGCGGATATGGTCAGGATGATCGTTCCAGTGTGTTTTGCGCTTTGGAAGCACTGCTTGCTGAAGAAGATCCTGAGTATGCGCAGATTGTTCTGTTTTGGGACAAGGAAGAGATCGGTTCCGAAGGGGCAACTGGTGCCAAGTCCTATTTCTTTGAGTACTGCATGGAGGAATTGGCCGAGACATGGGAACCGGGCGCACGTTTATCCTCGATTTTCATGAATGGTTCAGTACTGTCTGCGGATGTCTCTGCGGCCATGGACCCGGATCATAAAGATGTATACGAGCCCCTGAACGCTGCTCGTATTGGATATGGGCCGTGCTTTAACAAATTTACCGGTCATCGTGGTAAGGTGGGAGCCAATGACGCCCACCCGGATTATATTGGCTGGCTCAGGCGTATCTTTGATGACGCTGGTATCCCGTGGCATATGTCTGAGTTGGGTAAGGTCGATGTCGGTGGCGGTGGGACTGTGGCCAAATTTTTGGCTGTATACGGCATGGATGTCATTGATGTCGGTGTGCCAGTGTTGTCCATGCACTCGCCTTTCGAGTTGTCCTCCAAGGCTGATATTTACGCCTGCACACTGGCATTCAGGGAATTTCTGAAACGGTAG
- a CDS encoding tetratricopeptide repeat protein — MKRFLTYCVFLTLSTFLLAGCVVEKVTNQIPERQGTKAYLKKDYDTAITKYEYAAENDNANAKYALATMYMEGEGVKKDMNKALQLLEQACDQEQKDALLMLGLFYVYGDNVPTDKIKGADLIYRAGVAQNDVAMYYMGHLYAAGVGVQKDLRRAQMWMNNAKEFGFPVKEELLTLKGLEALYDN; from the coding sequence ATGAAACGATTTCTCACATATTGTGTGTTTCTAACACTTAGCACCTTCCTGCTTGCCGGTTGTGTCGTCGAGAAAGTGACGAATCAAATACCGGAACGACAAGGAACAAAGGCGTATCTGAAAAAAGACTACGACACCGCTATCACCAAATATGAGTATGCTGCGGAAAATGACAATGCCAACGCTAAGTACGCATTGGCCACAATGTATATGGAAGGAGAAGGGGTTAAAAAAGACATGAACAAGGCCCTGCAACTTCTTGAGCAGGCATGCGATCAGGAACAAAAGGACGCACTGCTCATGCTCGGCCTGTTTTATGTTTACGGAGACAATGTCCCCACCGACAAGATCAAGGGTGCCGACCTCATATATAGAGCCGGGGTCGCGCAAAACGATGTAGCGATGTACTACATGGGCCATCTCTACGCTGCAGGCGTCGGCGTACAAAAAGACCTTCGTCGAGCACAGATGTGGATGAACAACGCCAAGGAATTTGGTTTTCCTGTCAAGGAAGAACTCCTGACGCTCAAAGGATTGGAAGCTTTGTACGACAACTAG
- a CDS encoding FecR domain-containing protein, with the protein MALLITAVCISPSLSMAAAPSQAPDPIGEVIHIMGFVSAEMPGKEARKLELKSPVFIHEVIVTGRTGNVEIRFKDDTIYSQGNESTLSLDDYVFSENPSASKLLFKMGEGTFRFVTGQIVKQNPEAFALTTPMTSVGIRGTEPFAIVEPKRELIGVLEIASGHTVIVSSEKNAISMSEANLMTKIELGRPLSPPAPVPATVREKVIKAAPMTSQGEFGLYGSKKELQLKADGFKNLLDFEKKQIGGLNVRPDYQQLRKIAVQERAFKNATNERDGKTKAEAGLGGGENTDTASSESEGGGASSPAGSTP; encoded by the coding sequence ATGGCTCTCCTCATAACGGCTGTCTGCATAAGTCCTTCTTTGTCGATGGCAGCCGCACCTTCTCAAGCCCCCGACCCAATAGGTGAAGTGATCCACATCATGGGATTTGTCTCGGCCGAAATGCCGGGGAAAGAAGCCAGAAAACTTGAATTGAAAAGTCCGGTTTTCATTCATGAAGTTATTGTCACAGGAAGAACCGGCAACGTGGAAATCCGCTTCAAGGATGACACTATTTATTCACAGGGAAATGAATCGACTCTTTCCTTGGACGACTATGTCTTTTCCGAAAACCCTTCTGCCTCGAAGCTTCTTTTCAAAATGGGCGAGGGGACATTCCGTTTTGTCACAGGTCAGATCGTCAAACAAAATCCTGAGGCCTTTGCCCTGACAACCCCTATGACCTCCGTTGGCATTCGGGGCACGGAGCCGTTTGCCATTGTCGAACCAAAACGAGAGCTTATAGGCGTTCTCGAAATAGCTTCTGGACACACCGTAATCGTTAGTTCTGAAAAAAATGCCATATCAATGTCCGAGGCAAATCTCATGACCAAGATTGAACTTGGCCGCCCTCTTTCTCCACCAGCCCCGGTCCCTGCTACAGTACGCGAAAAAGTAATCAAAGCTGCCCCCATGACCAGTCAGGGCGAGTTCGGGTTGTATGGTTCAAAAAAAGAACTGCAACTCAAAGCTGATGGTTTCAAGAACCTCCTGGATTTTGAAAAAAAACAAATTGGTGGATTGAACGTTCGTCCAGACTACCAACAACTGCGCAAAATTGCTGTGCAGGAGCGAGCCTTCAAAAATGCCACAAATGAAAGAGATGGAAAGACAAAGGCGGAAGCAGGCTTGGGTGGCGGTGAAAACACAGATACCGCTAGCAGCGAGAGCGAAGGCGGCGGAGCAAGTAGTCCTGCAGGGTCTACACCATAA